A region from the Stutzerimonas stutzeri genome encodes:
- the clpP gene encoding ATP-dependent Clp endopeptidase proteolytic subunit ClpP, giving the protein MSGNPFMQAPDIQAAGGLVPMVIEQSARGERAYDIYSRLLKERVIFMVGQVEDYMANLIVAQMLFLEAENPEKDIHLYINSPGGSVTAGMAIYDTMQFIKADVSTTCIGQACSMGAFLLAGGAKGKRFCLPNARVMIHQPLGGFQGQASDIDIHAREILYIRERLNQLLAHHTGQDLATIERDTNRDYFMSASRALEYGVVDAVHEKRQQPV; this is encoded by the coding sequence ATGTCCGGCAATCCGTTTATGCAAGCACCAGACATCCAGGCGGCTGGTGGGCTGGTGCCCATGGTCATCGAGCAATCTGCTCGTGGCGAGCGCGCGTACGACATCTATTCCCGTCTTCTGAAAGAGCGGGTGATCTTCATGGTGGGCCAGGTTGAAGACTACATGGCCAACCTGATCGTCGCTCAAATGCTGTTTCTCGAGGCGGAAAACCCGGAGAAGGATATTCACCTGTATATCAATTCCCCGGGCGGCTCCGTCACCGCGGGCATGGCCATTTACGACACCATGCAGTTCATCAAGGCCGACGTTTCGACGACGTGTATCGGCCAGGCCTGCAGCATGGGTGCGTTCCTGCTCGCGGGCGGCGCCAAGGGCAAGCGTTTCTGCCTGCCGAACGCCCGGGTGATGATTCACCAGCCACTCGGTGGTTTCCAGGGTCAGGCGTCGGACATCGACATCCATGCGCGCGAGATCCTCTACATTCGCGAGCGGTTGAATCAGCTGCTGGCGCATCACACCGGTCAGGATCTGGCGACGATCGAGCGTGACACCAACCGCGACTACTTCATGAGCGCTAGCCGCGC